The Oscillatoria acuminata PCC 6304 genomic interval GGATACAAGCTGTAAAATTAGATAAGCTATTAAACTTACATAAATTTGTATGGTGATACCATTGACGTTTTTGGTAATTAATTTGTCCAGTTTTAAATGCATTTTTAAAAATTTCCATAACAATTCAACTGCCCAACGCAATCGATAAATATCCCTGATTTCATCGTCAGAAACTGCGGCGTCTCCCTCATTAGGTAAATTGGTGATTAAGCGGAACTCAGTTTTGGTTTCTATATCACAAAAATTAATGACTCGATAAGCTTTAGCATCACGAGATGACCCAACTTTAACTAACCCCGATGACTCCTCAAACTCTAACTTCCAATTGTTCTTTATCCGCAGAACAAAATATTTATTTTCCTGGACTAATTCCTCAATAAAATTCAATCCAGCAAATCCCCTATCCATTACCCCGACAGCATCTTGGGGTAAGCTAGACATCATTTTTGACCCAAACTTGTAATCATGGTCGTATCCAAAATTGATAAAATTATCTTCGGGGCTTCCCGTAGCTAGATTGAGAGAACTGAAAAGTTTCACTTGATGATATTCCAGAACCCACAACAATTTGCTAGTGAGAGTTATGATTGTTGAATCTATTGGACAAACTGAGTATTTATCGTGTAATTTTTTATGATTTCCCTTCTGTACCAATTGATTCAATTTTTGATAAATTTTTTGAAAAGGTTTGAGGTCGCGGTGAGAACTTGCTTTAGAAAAGGTGGAAATATGTACGTCAAACCCAGTGTTGTTTAATCTTTTAAATAAATCTCGCATACTGGTTAAGCTGTTATCCATTACATAAGATAGCCAGCAATCGACAAACAGACGGCTGTTCAATACCGGATAATCATTTTTTGGCAGGTCTTTCAAAATGTCTTTGACAATTTGGAAAAATGTATGTTTAGTCATGCTTAAACTCAAACGTTGGATTTTTTAGCCTCTATTATAACATGATTTGGGCTATTCTTATCAGGTTTTTATTGACATTCAACACTTCTGGGGATGGAGAAATTAATATGGGGGCATTCTAGCCAATCAGATAGTCCGAGAATATGGATTGGGAAGAACTGAAACCACGAATATCACTTATTATCGTGCACGAGCTACTCAAGAAATTCCGATTCTCAATATTACAGGTGACAAGGTTGCTCGCTGGATCGATTTTCTCCAGACATTTCACCCAGAATTTTGAATTAGATGAAATTCTTGAGGGCGATTCATCCGCGATCGCCTCACTA includes:
- a CDS encoding IS4 family transposase, with the protein product MTKHTFFQIVKDILKDLPKNDYPVLNSRLFVDCWLSYVMDNSLTSMRDLFKRLNNTGFDVHISTFSKASSHRDLKPFQKIYQKLNQLVQKGNHKKLHDKYSVCPIDSTIITLTSKLLWVLEYHQVKLFSSLNLATGSPEDNFINFGYDHDYKFGSKMMSSLPQDAVGVMDRGFAGLNFIEELVQENKYFVLRIKNNWKLEFEESSGLVKVGSSRDAKAYRVINFCDIETKTEFRLITNLPNEGDAAVSDDEIRDIYRLRWAVELLWKFLKMHLKLDKLITKNVNGITIQIYVSLIAYLILQLVSIPEQWGHTLLDKFRYLQSCMCQKISYVHWFEEIMFC